From a single Fibrobacter sp. UWB5 genomic region:
- the nusB gene encoding transcription antitermination factor NusB, translating to MKVSYRPARVFAMQLLYAMEITGQTAGEALPGVLESQPLHAEQKKYGMKLVDLVQAHREELDENIKAAAAHWELDRMASLDRIVLRIAMVELSYIPEIPMKVAISEAVQIAAKYSTDNSDSFVNGLLTGFMRNRGMVVTEPKEK from the coding sequence ATGAAAGTAAGTTACAGACCCGCCCGTGTTTTTGCCATGCAGCTTTTGTATGCCATGGAAATTACGGGCCAGACCGCAGGGGAGGCTCTTCCGGGAGTGCTTGAATCCCAGCCCCTTCATGCTGAACAGAAAAAGTATGGAATGAAGTTGGTGGACCTGGTGCAGGCCCATCGCGAAGAACTCGACGAAAACATCAAGGCTGCGGCCGCCCACTGGGAACTGGACCGCATGGCAAGCCTTGACCGCATTGTGCTCCGCATTGCGATGGTCGAACTTTCTTACATCCCCGAAATCCCGATGAAGGTCGCTATTTCTGAGGCAGTGCAAATTGCCGCCAAGTACAGCACTGACAATTCGGATTCTTTCGTGAACGGCCTTTTGACTGGCTTTATGCGTAACCGTGGCATGGTTGTCACCGAACCCAAGGAAAAGTAA
- a CDS encoding DUF2723 domain-containing protein, whose product MKHIFAGIAAFVALIVYVLTMAPTVSFWDCGEFVACANTLGIPHPPGTPFFVFLARAVIVLLPFVGEIAKRVNYISVVSSAATVYVTALFAWELLATVLKSDALAEKISSKVRTAVLGSAALVAGFLLTFSDTFWFNAVEAEVYGIAMLILMLVSYLGLVWYNKRNEEYSDRILIFICYIAFLGVGAHLYTMLTVPAVFALLLVAEPKKIVERIPIWITGTLLCSVIYMVSAFIEISFICLIALSILCLAKPFKSKGVQRSMRLSLAFAFFALIGYSTHLYIPIRSELNPIIDENDPEINIRDEQGNLQLGNLFKDENWVAFNNFIERKQYGSESMISRAFYRRSRVSHQFLSFPHMGYGGYQMAQYLPYKVGDVNYANGVYTFDAADNQPVERFGIKFPTQMSFMGDATLPQFMMFLLFNGLLVMVCVFVWKRNRNVGVFVSVLYALCSLGLLFYINFADGTRMEQRDHDYWVSVMSRNVQDLNSRGMGISALPDPNELIDMRQNIEHAKIRLETLKARGANDARLADIQREIDGYTNSAIWQNWQKIESGFAQVGSRAPFPDAVHLEVRERDYFYTPAFIVMSMIYGIGAGILVFLVATSSFAAFANPVAAALVAVSFLVPCISNYKEHDRSGLWVPWDYAYNLLNSCRPNAILFTNGDNDTFPLWFAQEVAGIRKDVRVVNLSLGNTDWYIKQMLDNEPILKLSYDKAAIDRDMVLDNSSASNPNHQVSTWVKNAQRLMPQLKNRIDAMEGQELSPADSAKLLQFKVHYQVWDAFTEWAARTRSGMMLTQHKLVIDLALQNMDKPIEISTTVGTSNFMGLEKYMVQEGMVYNFVKGDLTPKRNSFDAKFTADLIDSVFKFRGLGDGTAYINGETERLLSGYVSLYLQISFDARDKISTLRNTHPFTAERKAQVDSIAASAGKYLEMGMKQFPSEWRNYWAAAFVYESAGQKAKAQEVVNRGLENVPAYEEGGRARLVMAARQIEQMSDEPLKVEEPVPAAPVDSLQKDSANEPAVVAVAN is encoded by the coding sequence ATGAAACATATCTTCGCAGGCATTGCGGCATTTGTGGCACTGATCGTGTATGTGCTGACAATGGCTCCTACGGTAAGCTTCTGGGATTGTGGCGAATTTGTCGCCTGTGCCAATACCTTGGGTATTCCGCATCCTCCTGGAACTCCGTTCTTCGTGTTCCTCGCCCGTGCAGTCATCGTATTGCTCCCGTTCGTGGGCGAAATCGCAAAGCGAGTGAACTACATCTCGGTGGTGAGTTCTGCCGCGACTGTCTATGTGACGGCTCTCTTTGCCTGGGAACTCTTGGCTACCGTTCTCAAGAGCGATGCTCTTGCAGAAAAGATTTCCAGTAAGGTCCGCACGGCCGTGCTGGGTTCTGCCGCTCTCGTGGCCGGTTTCCTCCTGACCTTCTCGGACACCTTCTGGTTCAACGCTGTCGAAGCCGAAGTTTACGGCATCGCCATGTTGATCTTGATGCTCGTCTCTTACCTCGGTCTCGTTTGGTACAACAAGCGTAACGAAGAATACAGCGACCGCATCCTGATTTTCATTTGCTACATCGCCTTCCTCGGCGTGGGTGCACACCTTTATACCATGCTTACGGTTCCTGCCGTGTTTGCACTTTTGCTCGTGGCCGAACCCAAGAAGATTGTAGAACGCATTCCTATCTGGATTACGGGTACGCTCCTTTGCTCCGTGATTTACATGGTGTCTGCCTTTATTGAAATCTCTTTCATCTGCTTGATTGCTCTTTCGATTCTCTGCCTTGCCAAGCCGTTCAAGAGTAAGGGTGTGCAGCGCAGCATGCGTCTGTCCTTGGCATTTGCCTTCTTCGCCTTGATCGGTTACAGCACGCACCTCTACATTCCGATCCGTTCGGAATTGAACCCGATTATCGACGAAAACGATCCTGAAATCAATATCCGCGACGAACAAGGTAACCTCCAGCTGGGTAACCTCTTCAAGGATGAAAACTGGGTCGCCTTCAACAACTTCATTGAACGTAAGCAGTACGGTTCCGAAAGCATGATCAGCCGTGCATTCTACCGTCGTTCCCGCGTTAGCCACCAGTTCCTCTCCTTCCCGCACATGGGTTACGGTGGATACCAGATGGCTCAGTACCTGCCGTACAAGGTGGGCGATGTGAACTACGCCAACGGCGTCTATACTTTCGATGCAGCCGACAACCAGCCTGTGGAACGTTTCGGCATCAAGTTCCCGACGCAGATGAGCTTCATGGGCGATGCGACACTCCCGCAGTTCATGATGTTCTTGCTCTTTAACGGCCTTTTGGTGATGGTTTGCGTGTTTGTCTGGAAGCGCAACCGCAACGTGGGTGTGTTCGTTTCTGTGCTTTATGCCCTTTGCTCGCTTGGCCTGTTGTTCTATATCAACTTCGCCGACGGCACCCGCATGGAACAGCGCGATCATGACTACTGGGTGTCTGTGATGAGCCGCAATGTTCAAGACCTGAACAGCCGTGGCATGGGTATTTCGGCTTTGCCGGACCCGAACGAACTCATCGATATGCGCCAGAATATCGAACATGCCAAGATCCGCCTGGAAACGCTCAAGGCCCGTGGTGCAAACGACGCTCGTCTTGCCGATATCCAGCGTGAAATCGATGGCTATACCAATTCCGCTATCTGGCAGAACTGGCAGAAGATTGAAAGCGGCTTTGCCCAGGTGGGCAGCCGTGCTCCGTTCCCCGATGCAGTGCACCTGGAAGTGCGCGAACGTGACTACTTCTATACTCCGGCATTCATTGTCATGAGCATGATATACGGTATCGGTGCCGGTATCCTGGTGTTCCTGGTGGCAACGTCCAGTTTTGCCGCCTTTGCGAACCCGGTGGCCGCAGCCTTGGTTGCCGTTTCGTTCTTGGTGCCTTGCATTTCGAACTACAAGGAACATGACCGTTCTGGCCTTTGGGTTCCTTGGGATTATGCTTACAACCTGCTGAATAGCTGCCGTCCGAATGCAATCCTCTTCACGAATGGTGACAACGACACCTTCCCGCTGTGGTTTGCTCAGGAAGTGGCCGGTATCCGTAAGGACGTTCGCGTGGTGAACCTCTCGCTCGGTAATACCGACTGGTACATCAAGCAGATGCTCGACAACGAGCCGATTCTCAAGCTCAGCTACGACAAGGCTGCTATCGACCGCGACATGGTGCTCGACAACAGCTCCGCCTCTAACCCGAACCATCAGGTTTCTACTTGGGTCAAGAACGCCCAGCGCCTTATGCCGCAGCTCAAGAACCGCATTGACGCTATGGAAGGCCAGGAACTTTCTCCGGCCGACTCTGCAAAGCTCTTGCAGTTCAAGGTGCATTACCAGGTGTGGGACGCCTTTACGGAATGGGCTGCCCGTACCCGTAGCGGCATGATGCTCACGCAGCATAAGCTCGTGATCGACCTTGCACTCCAGAATATGGACAAGCCGATTGAAATTTCGACGACTGTCGGTACTTCCAACTTCATGGGTCTCGAAAAGTACATGGTGCAGGAAGGCATGGTCTACAATTTCGTGAAGGGTGATTTGACCCCGAAGCGTAATTCCTTCGATGCCAAGTTCACGGCCGACCTCATTGATTCCGTGTTCAAGTTCCGTGGCCTCGGCGACGGTACGGCTTACATCAACGGTGAAACCGAACGCTTGCTCTCTGGCTACGTGTCGCTCTATCTGCAGATCTCTTTCGATGCTCGCGACAAGATTTCGACGCTCCGCAACACGCACCCGTTCACGGCCGAAAGAAAGGCCCAGGTGGACAGCATTGCCGCTTCTGCCGGCAAGTACCTCGAAATGGGTATGAAGCAGTTCCCGAGCGAATGGCGTAACTACTGGGCTGCCGCATTCGTTTACGAATCCGCTGGCCAGAAGGCCAAGGCTCAGGAAGTGGTGAATCGCGGTCTTGAAAATGTCCCGGCTTACGAAGAAGGTGGCCGTGCACGCCTTGTGATGGCTGCCCGCCAGATCGAACAGATGTCCGACGAACCTTTGAAGGTTGAAGAACCCGTGCCGGCCGCTCCGGTGGATTCTCTCCAGAAGGATTCCGCTAACGAACCAGCTGTAGTTGCGGTGGCGAACTAA
- a CDS encoding glycosyltransferase family 2 protein, with translation MDLSLVIPVKEESENLPELFKEIVAAIEPTGFTFEVIVIDDGSRDNTWEVVESLSKEYSFVRAFRFQFNCGKAAGLAFGFSKARGKYVATLDGDLQDDPLEIPKMIKILEDGYDLVSGWKIRRLDPWHKTWPSKLFNLTVSIVCGQRLHDFNCGIKAYRSSVVRFIHLYGDYHRFIPVMAKWQGFRITEMPVAHRARIHGVSKYGVSRLVSGFLDLVSLMFMRSFSSKPLHFFGLLGLIFMLVGFGISGYFGYEWFQTGALHVRPLLLAGGFSLVMGVQFISLGLLGEMMNGSKKQSYPVAESIREIVDLT, from the coding sequence ATGGATTTGAGTCTTGTTATTCCAGTCAAGGAAGAAAGCGAGAACCTTCCCGAGCTTTTTAAGGAAATTGTTGCGGCCATTGAACCGACGGGCTTTACCTTCGAGGTCATCGTCATTGATGACGGTAGCCGTGACAATACTTGGGAAGTGGTGGAGTCTTTATCCAAGGAGTATTCTTTTGTCCGAGCATTCCGCTTCCAGTTCAACTGCGGAAAGGCTGCAGGGCTTGCCTTCGGTTTTTCTAAAGCCCGCGGTAAGTATGTGGCGACTTTGGATGGCGACTTGCAGGACGATCCGCTTGAAATCCCGAAGATGATCAAGATTCTGGAAGACGGCTACGACCTGGTTTCGGGTTGGAAGATCCGTCGCCTGGATCCCTGGCACAAGACTTGGCCGTCCAAGCTCTTCAACTTGACGGTTTCGATCGTGTGCGGTCAGCGTCTGCATGACTTTAACTGCGGTATCAAGGCTTATCGCAGCTCCGTGGTGCGCTTTATTCACCTGTACGGCGACTACCACCGCTTTATTCCGGTGATGGCCAAGTGGCAGGGCTTCCGCATTACCGAAATGCCGGTGGCTCACCGTGCCCGTATTCACGGTGTTTCCAAGTACGGCGTGTCCCGCCTGGTTTCTGGGTTCTTGGACTTGGTCTCCTTGATGTTCATGCGTAGCTTTTCTTCGAAACCGCTCCATTTCTTTGGCCTGCTTGGCTTGATTTTCATGCTGGTGGGTTTCGGTATTTCGGGCTACTTCGGCTATGAATGGTTCCAGACAGGCGCTCTCCATGTGCGTCCGCTCCTTTTGGCTGGCGGATTCTCGCTGGTCATGGGCGTGCAGTTCATTTCTCTGGGCCTTTTGGGCGAAATGATGAACGGAAGCAAAAAACAGAGCTATCCGGTGGCCGAATCGATTCGCGAAATTGTAGATTTGACTTAG
- a CDS encoding polyprenol monophosphomannose synthase: MAYPKSLVIVPTYNEKENIMLIMSAILEQNECLEILVVDDGSPDGTGDMVEEETKKNPRVHLIRRKGKMGLGSAYVTGFKWALERDYERVFEMDADFSHAPTDLNRFLETAEDADLVLGSRYQNHRISVVNWDLRRLILSYGANVYTRIVTGLPISDATGGFKCFRREALQALNLDKMKSDGYCFQIETTFKIWKKGLRVKEIPIIFTDRTRGTSKMSGGIISEAFFLVLKLRLGLA, encoded by the coding sequence ATGGCGTACCCTAAAAGTCTTGTGATTGTTCCGACTTATAATGAGAAAGAAAATATCATGCTCATTATGTCGGCTATTTTGGAACAGAACGAATGTCTTGAAATCTTGGTGGTCGACGACGGCAGTCCCGATGGTACGGGCGACATGGTCGAAGAAGAAACCAAGAAGAATCCGCGTGTTCACTTGATTCGCCGTAAGGGCAAGATGGGGCTCGGCTCCGCTTATGTGACGGGTTTTAAGTGGGCTCTCGAACGCGATTACGAACGCGTCTTTGAAATGGATGCCGACTTTAGCCATGCTCCGACGGATTTGAATCGCTTCTTGGAAACGGCTGAAGATGCCGACCTCGTGCTCGGTAGTCGCTACCAAAATCACCGAATCAGCGTGGTGAACTGGGATTTGCGTCGTCTGATTCTCAGCTATGGTGCAAACGTTTACACCCGCATCGTGACAGGACTTCCGATTAGCGATGCCACGGGCGGTTTCAAGTGCTTCCGTCGCGAAGCCTTGCAGGCATTGAATCTCGACAAGATGAAGAGCGATGGTTATTGCTTCCAGATTGAGACGACCTTCAAGATTTGGAAGAAGGGACTCCGCGTCAAGGAAATACCGATCATCTTTACGGACCGCACCCGCGGTACTTCCAAGATGAGCGGCGGCATTATTTCCGAAGCTTTCTTCCTGGTCCTTAAACTCCGCCTAGGTCTGGCATAA
- a CDS encoding glycosyltransferase family 2 protein, whose amino-acid sequence MYSCSIIVIAYNSCDFIPACLKSVRDACENVDAQIIVLDNGSDSPILPEIKAYFPEVVWIDSKENLGFGKGCNLAEKQATKPYLFFINPDTVVSRDSFTKVLDFMEEHPESGTVGCRILNEDGSIQWACRRSFPTIVSAVSKTIGLAALFPKNKTLASYNMTFADPDKMIEVDAISGSFFCIRRDLYETLGGFDEDFFMYGEDLDLCFRAKAAGFKNYYTPSTNILHFKGQSCRTRRWGSYVDFYKAMLIFVRKHKDLYFVPNFLVSFGILFAAFVGMFSRLIPKFWKMFLDLGVLAIWAFAFLGKGISVDRSCAERVGDAASNCFNYAVVVKHSILDISQFEDWWLVGLVVIVNMVFLIFRGEYTVSSLKGDGILRFLLPLNVLAVGGYLTFRYFTQTPIDVDEMSLLPYDMRWIAVVAASSLAIPFALLVWRRFAFWINYFYRIFAKKRHRSILLGGSEDSLQSWFDRYNVIPGIEILGCVSSDPSKVSDENRQHLLGDLSSMESICNRTGCRELLVVSNLSGYREPFDIKWLDSLGLKVFLLIGNTQMGDFALVNLKYLH is encoded by the coding sequence ATGTATTCTTGCTCCATTATCGTTATTGCGTACAATTCTTGCGACTTTATCCCGGCATGTCTAAAGTCTGTTCGTGACGCGTGCGAAAATGTGGATGCCCAGATTATCGTTTTGGATAACGGCTCCGACTCGCCGATACTGCCTGAAATCAAGGCGTATTTCCCGGAAGTCGTTTGGATTGATTCCAAGGAAAACCTGGGCTTTGGCAAGGGATGCAATCTGGCTGAAAAACAGGCAACCAAGCCGTATCTCTTCTTTATTAACCCGGATACGGTGGTGTCTCGCGACTCGTTTACCAAGGTGCTCGACTTTATGGAAGAACACCCGGAATCGGGTACGGTGGGTTGCCGCATCTTGAACGAAGACGGTTCTATCCAGTGGGCTTGCCGTCGTTCTTTCCCGACCATTGTTTCTGCCGTGTCCAAGACGATTGGTCTTGCGGCCCTGTTCCCGAAGAACAAGACTCTTGCCAGCTACAACATGACGTTTGCCGATCCTGACAAGATGATCGAAGTGGACGCCATCAGTGGTTCGTTCTTCTGCATCCGTCGCGACTTGTACGAAACGCTGGGCGGTTTCGACGAAGATTTCTTCATGTACGGCGAAGACCTTGACTTGTGCTTTAGGGCCAAGGCTGCAGGGTTCAAGAACTATTATACGCCTTCGACGAATATCCTTCATTTTAAGGGACAGAGCTGCCGCACTCGCCGCTGGGGATCCTATGTGGATTTCTACAAGGCGATGCTTATCTTTGTGAGAAAGCACAAGGACCTGTATTTTGTGCCGAATTTCCTGGTGTCTTTCGGTATTCTCTTTGCGGCTTTTGTCGGTATGTTCTCGCGCTTGATTCCGAAGTTCTGGAAGATGTTCCTGGATCTCGGCGTTCTTGCTATTTGGGCGTTCGCCTTCTTGGGTAAAGGCATTTCGGTGGATCGTTCCTGTGCCGAACGCGTTGGTGATGCGGCTTCGAACTGCTTTAATTATGCGGTCGTGGTCAAGCATTCCATTTTGGATATTTCCCAATTCGAAGACTGGTGGCTCGTGGGCCTGGTCGTTATCGTGAACATGGTGTTCCTCATATTCCGTGGGGAATACACGGTGTCGAGCCTGAAGGGCGACGGAATCCTTCGATTCCTGCTGCCGTTGAATGTGCTTGCGGTGGGTGGCTACTTGACATTCCGCTATTTTACCCAGACACCGATCGATGTCGATGAAATGAGTCTCTTGCCTTACGATATGCGCTGGATTGCCGTTGTGGCGGCCTCTAGCCTTGCGATTCCTTTTGCGCTCCTGGTCTGGAGACGCTTCGCATTTTGGATAAACTATTTCTACCGTATCTTTGCAAAGAAACGTCATCGCTCCATTTTGCTGGGCGGTTCCGAAGATTCTCTGCAGTCCTGGTTTGACCGTTACAATGTGATTCCGGGAATTGAAATTCTCGGTTGCGTGAGTTCCGACCCGTCCAAGGTATCCGATGAAAACCGCCAGCATCTGCTGGGCGACCTTTCTTCGATGGAATCGATTTGCAACCGTACGGGGTGTCGTGAACTTCTGGTAGTGTCCAATTTGTCGGGCTACCGCGAACCTTTCGACATCAAGTGGCTCGACAGCCTCGGTTTAAAGGTGTTTTTGCTCATCGGAAACACCCAAATGGGCGATTTTGCCCTTGTAAACCTCAAATATCTGCACTAA
- a CDS encoding Trm112 family protein has translation MFDTNLLDILCCPETRGKLKLASDECLAALNQSISAGTLKNVAGEKVTEPLTEALSTEDNSRVYPVREGIPVLLADEAILL, from the coding sequence ATGTTCGATACAAATCTTTTGGATATTCTTTGCTGCCCCGAAACCAGGGGAAAGCTCAAATTGGCGTCTGACGAATGCTTGGCCGCCTTGAATCAATCTATTTCTGCTGGCACGCTTAAGAACGTTGCCGGTGAAAAGGTGACGGAACCTTTGACCGAGGCTCTTTCTACCGAAGACAATTCCAGGGTGTATCCGGTTCGCGAAGGAATTCCGGTTCTTTTGGCGGACGAAGCAATTTTGCTCTAA
- a CDS encoding type IV pilus twitching motility protein PilT, protein MAEQQQQPQLRIEKLLREMVNRGASDLHLRVGVPPVYRINGALQRPFDVKVDSLMMDSFLDDIMNRDQKQRFETNKECDFAVGARDMGRFRVNVFRQRGSIAVVIRHIKAKIPAFEELHLPEVIRDMSLTKRGLVLVTGTTGSGKSTTLAAMLDYINQNEAVNIITVEDPIEYLYKDSKAIISQREIGVDTLSYANALRAALRQDPDVLLVGEIRDLETMQIAMTAADTGHMVFATIHTTNATETIHRVLSMYPPHQHDEIRLLLSEVLAGIISLRLLPTKDGNGRVPAAEILVNTAAIKEYIEDKDKNDLIEQAIAEGHMQYRSQTFDQALLKLYEEEKISLETAMNAATNPDDFDLKIRGISGTSERSWM, encoded by the coding sequence ATGGCCGAACAGCAACAGCAGCCGCAGCTTCGCATTGAAAAATTACTCCGTGAAATGGTGAACCGCGGTGCATCTGACTTGCACTTGCGCGTGGGTGTTCCGCCTGTTTACCGTATTAACGGTGCTTTGCAGCGTCCCTTCGATGTGAAGGTGGATTCCTTGATGATGGATTCCTTCTTGGATGATATCATGAATCGCGACCAGAAACAGCGCTTTGAAACGAACAAGGAATGCGACTTTGCCGTGGGCGCTCGCGACATGGGCCGTTTCCGTGTGAACGTTTTCCGCCAGCGTGGTTCTATCGCTGTGGTGATTCGTCACATTAAGGCCAAGATTCCTGCCTTCGAAGAACTGCATTTGCCCGAAGTCATTCGTGACATGTCCTTGACCAAGCGTGGTCTCGTGCTGGTTACAGGTACGACGGGTTCGGGTAAGTCTACGACTTTGGCCGCCATGCTGGATTATATCAACCAGAACGAAGCGGTGAATATCATTACGGTCGAAGACCCGATCGAATACCTTTACAAGGACAGCAAGGCCATTATTTCGCAGCGTGAAATCGGCGTGGATACGCTTTCTTACGCCAACGCCTTGCGCGCCGCCCTCCGTCAGGACCCCGATGTGCTTCTGGTGGGCGAAATTCGTGACTTGGAAACCATGCAAATCGCCATGACGGCTGCCGATACGGGCCACATGGTGTTTGCGACAATCCATACCACGAACGCGACAGAAACCATTCACCGTGTGCTTTCGATGTACCCGCCGCACCAGCACGACGAAATCCGCTTGCTGCTTTCCGAAGTGCTTGCCGGCATTATTTCGCTCCGCTTGTTGCCGACCAAGGATGGTAACGGGCGAGTGCCTGCTGCCGAAATTCTCGTGAATACGGCTGCCATCAAGGAATACATCGAAGACAAGGACAAGAACGACTTGATCGAACAGGCCATTGCTGAAGGCCACATGCAGTACCGCAGCCAGACCTTCGACCAGGCGCTCCTGAAACTTTACGAAGAAGAAAAGATTTCCCTTGAAACGGCTATGAACGCTGCCACGAACCCCGATGATTTCGATCTTAAGATCCGCGGTATTTCGGGAACGTCTGAACGTAGCTGGATGTAA
- a CDS encoding carbohydrate-binding domain-containing protein yields MLTRNCLGITTLVAGGLIAGCSSDSSSTSPKDNLADATGITTNACVYDGYAAMQGASGETLCLDTEGTLAFWINADGSYGFPEATPGSTENNTADPIETSTDVGTTTPSDSTVSADKPAEDSTDSEPASETQSCTTDKALYSVNGISYYKNDDGSLYYFDADCNKNSLSTIAPASSSSEKSEDPETAASSASQPDRSSSSETATQVSSSSNATPNSSANVTPSSSATTTSNGNVPAITYAANGASVENNNSCVTVTGGEVVITCAGDYDFSGSYSGADAQIRVYSPKSDSGVYLNLRGLTLSNTADAPIYAQMSSKTFVVAKSGTTNTLSDGSTRTKSYTYVNSNNETKVDTTSACIYAKDDLTIKGEGSLIVKGNYNNGIHTSNDLRFRGATTINVTAVNNGLKGKGIVDIENGNITIAATNGDGIKSDEGEDAGSIVDNKGIVNIKGGNITITKAGDDGIQAYNYIIVQDSVSEPNIKVTSTGKGIVSDNRVYINAGKIDISSGDDGVHSNQNIYFNGGYTTIAAPKNDGVHADSTLMINDGTIYVTNSYEGLEAWYIKANGGITDVYGTDDAWNAAGGNDGSGNTNQSGQSNWGFGPGGGMGGRMGSSSGFLTITGGVHHAKTGSGDTDGIDSNGELTISGGVVIVECQISGGMGGSFDADGSASLTSKTVLGFSSGSSEKGTNYNVSFTTGNYYGTSNIAFKPTISGRYMVATTGQPAQVSNTSSYQKSVTFPSGSTVYYNE; encoded by the coding sequence ATGCTTACAAGGAATTGTTTGGGAATTACTACCCTTGTAGCAGGAGGCCTTATTGCCGGATGTTCGAGCGACAGCAGCTCTACCAGCCCCAAAGACAATCTCGCCGATGCTACAGGAATCACCACTAACGCATGCGTCTATGACGGCTACGCAGCCATGCAGGGCGCAAGCGGAGAAACACTTTGCCTCGATACCGAAGGGACACTTGCCTTCTGGATCAATGCAGACGGAAGCTACGGGTTTCCCGAAGCCACGCCGGGGTCCACTGAAAATAACACCGCAGATCCTATCGAAACCAGCACAGATGTAGGCACAACGACGCCTAGCGACTCTACGGTATCCGCCGACAAACCCGCAGAGGATTCAACGGATTCCGAACCAGCAAGCGAAACGCAGTCTTGTACCACCGACAAGGCTCTCTATTCCGTAAACGGCATTTCTTACTACAAGAATGACGACGGAAGTCTCTATTACTTTGATGCAGACTGCAACAAGAATTCTCTTTCGACGATTGCACCGGCAAGCAGTTCTTCCGAGAAATCCGAAGATCCTGAAACAGCCGCAAGCAGCGCCTCTCAACCGGACCGTTCCTCGTCTTCCGAGACAGCAACGCAGGTATCGAGCAGTTCGAATGCAACGCCTAACAGCTCTGCAAACGTGACTCCGAGCAGCAGCGCCACCACCACATCGAATGGCAACGTGCCGGCAATCACCTATGCCGCAAACGGTGCTAGCGTTGAAAACAACAACAGCTGCGTCACGGTTACCGGCGGCGAAGTCGTTATTACCTGCGCCGGCGACTACGACTTTAGCGGTTCCTATAGCGGTGCCGACGCCCAGATCCGCGTGTATTCTCCCAAGAGCGATTCGGGCGTTTACCTGAACCTACGCGGGCTCACACTCAGCAATACCGCAGACGCCCCCATTTACGCACAGATGTCTAGCAAGACCTTCGTGGTCGCTAAAAGCGGAACCACCAATACGCTTAGCGACGGAAGCACTCGTACAAAGTCTTATACTTACGTCAATTCCAACAACGAAACGAAGGTAGATACCACCAGCGCCTGCATTTACGCCAAGGACGACTTGACCATCAAGGGCGAAGGCTCCTTAATCGTGAAGGGCAACTACAACAACGGCATTCACACCAGCAACGACTTGCGCTTCCGCGGTGCAACGACAATCAACGTGACCGCCGTAAATAACGGCTTGAAGGGCAAGGGCATCGTGGATATCGAAAACGGCAACATTACCATCGCAGCAACCAACGGCGACGGCATCAAGAGCGACGAAGGCGAAGATGCAGGCTCTATAGTAGACAATAAAGGCATTGTCAATATCAAGGGCGGAAACATCACCATTACCAAGGCGGGCGACGACGGCATCCAGGCTTACAACTATATCATCGTCCAGGACTCTGTTTCTGAGCCGAACATCAAGGTAACATCGACCGGCAAAGGCATCGTCTCTGACAACAGAGTTTACATCAATGCCGGAAAGATCGATATTTCCTCTGGTGACGACGGCGTTCATTCCAACCAGAACATCTACTTTAACGGAGGCTACACAACTATTGCGGCCCCCAAGAACGACGGCGTACATGCCGACTCTACCCTCATGATCAACGACGGAACCATCTACGTGACCAATTCCTATGAAGGTCTGGAGGCCTGGTACATCAAGGCAAACGGCGGCATTACCGATGTCTACGGAACCGATGACGCCTGGAATGCAGCCGGCGGCAATGACGGATCAGGCAACACCAATCAAAGCGGCCAGTCAAACTGGGGATTCGGCCCCGGAGGCGGCATGGGTGGTAGAATGGGAAGCAGCAGCGGTTTCCTGACCATTACGGGCGGCGTACACCACGCAAAGACTGGCTCCGGTGACACCGACGGCATTGACAGCAACGGCGAACTCACCATTTCTGGTGGCGTTGTCATCGTTGAATGCCAGATTAGCGGCGGCATGGGCGGCTCCTTCGACGCCGACGGTTCTGCAAGCCTCACCAGCAAAACGGTTCTCGGATTCAGTAGCGGTTCCTCGGAAAAGGGCACGAACTATAACGTGAGCTTTACAACCGGCAACTACTACGGAACCTCTAACATCGCATTCAAGCCCACCATATCGGGTAGATACATGGTCGCTACTACGGGTCAGCCCGCACAAGTAAGCAATACATCCAGCTATCAGAAGAGCGTCACCTTCCCTTCAGGAAGCACCGTCTACTACAACGAATAG